From Vampirovibrionales bacterium, a single genomic window includes:
- a CDS encoding CAP domain-containing protein — translation MGKAIILSETGGGLYKIRPLYDTAKYDQELSKLQEQESAYAALLLKTINTLNLLKDDSAIAEAAYNAVIEQWQNDLISKANDTAPTLTPDPANDPETGLPWVDPDRAQEAPLLDLINTYRAEHSLDPLARDDDLDGVCLVHLNNQSATGETGHIGYNDSTPAERVLYVGYSALSVDELLRYGETSPAATLAGWKRTTAYVNALLSSTATAAGVAYKYAPKNPATHLWCVLIVQPDPSPPPVTTYTFPPDPAKKAGEEEQDKLDRIEAPHTDPDVPNGLQDVVKKYAEAKLKEQAAQKDYEKLMAEKIARVARITEITARKAALAALSIDCWCATYTLGLAVGKEVATMEVPGFYIDAYQQTSATIDAGTTSERVVIYDERSLNIAPAGSNFAPHGKLRLTDSISPPAVFYHLALEPGKYKWKPYCRYGVITALNTNAGTCSVTLNAAECRKLQSEKDLLT, via the coding sequence GTGGGAAAAGCGATTATCTTGTCTGAAACGGGCGGCGGTCTTTATAAGATTCGTCCACTCTATGACACCGCAAAATACGATCAAGAGCTATCAAAACTACAAGAGCAAGAATCCGCTTATGCCGCGCTATTATTGAAAACCATCAACACGCTTAATCTGCTGAAAGATGATTCAGCGATTGCGGAAGCGGCTTATAACGCGGTGATCGAACAATGGCAAAACGACCTCATCTCGAAAGCCAACGATACCGCGCCCACGTTGACACCAGACCCGGCAAATGACCCGGAAACCGGTCTGCCCTGGGTTGACCCGGATCGCGCGCAGGAAGCGCCGCTTCTCGACCTGATCAACACCTACCGCGCTGAACATTCTCTTGACCCGCTCGCCCGTGACGATGACCTAGACGGCGTGTGCCTTGTCCACCTCAATAATCAATCGGCCACGGGCGAGACCGGGCACATCGGCTATAACGATTCGACACCCGCCGAGCGGGTTCTGTACGTGGGCTACAGCGCCCTTAGCGTCGATGAGCTACTCCGGTACGGAGAAACCAGCCCAGCGGCCACGCTGGCCGGCTGGAAGCGTACCACGGCCTATGTGAATGCCTTGCTGTCATCCACCGCCACGGCGGCTGGCGTAGCCTACAAGTACGCGCCGAAAAATCCAGCAACACATTTGTGGTGCGTGCTGATCGTCCAGCCTGACCCATCCCCGCCGCCGGTGACGACCTACACGTTTCCGCCCGATCCGGCCAAAAAAGCCGGCGAAGAGGAACAGGACAAGCTGGATCGGATCGAAGCGCCACACACCGACCCGGACGTGCCGAACGGGCTGCAAGACGTGGTGAAAAAGTACGCGGAAGCGAAGTTGAAGGAACAAGCCGCGCAGAAAGACTATGAGAAGCTGATGGCGGAAAAGATTGCCAGGGTCGCCAGGATCACGGAAATCACGGCGCGTAAGGCGGCCTTGGCGGCGCTTAGCATCGATTGCTGGTGCGCGACCTACACCCTGGGGTTGGCGGTCGGTAAAGAAGTCGCCACGATGGAAGTTCCGGGCTTCTACATCGATGCGTACCAGCAGACATCCGCCACGATTGACGCCGGAACCACATCAGAGCGAGTGGTCATTTACGATGAGCGCTCGCTCAACATCGCGCCCGCTGGAAGCAATTTCGCGCCACACGGCAAGCTGCGGCTGACGGACTCGATCAGCCCGCCCGCCGTGTTCTACCATCTCGCGCTGGAGCCGGGTAAATATAAGTGGAAGCCCTATTGTCGCTACGGAGTGATTACGGCGCTGAATACCAACGCCGGCACATGCTCAGTGACGCTTAATGCTGCTGAATGCCGCAAGCTGCAATCCGAGAAAGATCTTTTGACTTGA
- a CDS encoding SBBP repeat-containing protein codes for MTSYVYTAGIATATNINIRRYSFAGSSIDSISRSAAIYGLSTDSINSFLYSAGVGTASGGDGGLRQYLNGTLQWNKDHGTTIYAVAANSTDVCIGGGRATGIDSKTTRKYNSSGTLSWSADHGDYVFAVAMDSAGNVYTGGSVSSSITTRKYNSSGTQQWTANHGATVNGIAVDDSGNVYTCGASNGSYTMRKYNSSGTLQWSVDNFETDRAIRVGADGYIYVCGFGYIKKYDSSGTEITTGGFPITSILDVRALQLDQDGNIYVAGPVNSSKTLWVFDSSGSLSWSANHTENCYALALLEPPPAVIVDPPGLALEYGLGIPTIKVTVQAPSLALGLSLGIPSTTAKPLAPSLSATPDSNTVYRLYMTGGTLIEYPVSIIQCQRRLGQSTWIDVVIPNSSTAMLDDLYDRKANDGRLAIYVGLRDSSGVETMGEFLQALMWDIDSDRMLRTGQIKVRGRLIPVSFYPQSVTLSGVYRTGFDKELKHFAECDVNPNLHPNDTVFDGTQSWTVGAIDYEITTRRSWMKVEEA; via the coding sequence ATGACGAGTTACGTCTATACCGCCGGCATTGCCACCGCAACCAACATCAATATCCGGCGCTATAGCTTTGCTGGATCGTCGATTGATTCTATTTCACGTAGCGCCGCTATATACGGACTCTCCACAGACTCCATAAACAGCTTTTTATACAGTGCTGGCGTCGGCACGGCATCTGGTGGTGATGGAGGACTTAGACAATACTTAAACGGCACATTGCAGTGGAACAAGGACCACGGAACCACTATTTATGCGGTCGCCGCGAATTCCACGGATGTTTGTATCGGTGGCGGGCGCGCAACTGGAATTGACAGCAAGACCACTCGGAAATATAACTCATCGGGTACGTTGTCTTGGTCTGCTGATCACGGCGATTATGTGTTTGCCGTGGCCATGGATTCGGCTGGAAATGTGTACACGGGCGGCAGCGTGTCCAGCAGCATTACGACACGAAAATATAATAGCTCAGGCACTCAACAGTGGACCGCGAATCACGGGGCCACCGTCAACGGAATTGCTGTTGATGATTCAGGAAATGTCTATACTTGCGGCGCATCGAATGGAAGCTACACGATGCGCAAATATAATAGCTCAGGCACTTTGCAATGGTCGGTTGACAATTTTGAAACAGACCGCGCTATTAGGGTTGGCGCTGATGGATATATCTACGTTTGCGGGTTTGGTTATATCAAGAAATACGATTCTAGCGGAACAGAAATAACAACGGGCGGATTCCCGATTACGTCTATTCTCGATGTTCGCGCTTTGCAACTCGATCAAGATGGTAATATTTACGTCGCCGGCCCGGTCAATAGCAGTAAAACGCTATGGGTGTTTGATTCATCGGGTAGTCTGTCGTGGTCCGCGAATCATACGGAAAATTGCTATGCGCTGGCGCTACTGGAGCCGCCGCCAGCGGTAATTGTCGATCCTCCAGGGCTGGCGCTGGAATACGGACTTGGCATCCCAACAATTAAGGTCACGGTGCAAGCGCCAAGCCTCGCGCTAGGGCTGTCTCTAGGGATTCCGAGCACCACTGCAAAGCCACTCGCTCCATCTTTAAGTGCAACACCAGATTCCAATACCGTCTATCGTCTCTATATGACCGGAGGCACACTAATTGAATATCCCGTTTCCATTATTCAATGCCAGCGCCGATTGGGGCAATCCACATGGATTGATGTTGTAATTCCGAATTCATCAACAGCAATGCTGGATGATCTATACGATAGAAAAGCGAATGATGGGAGGCTGGCGATTTACGTTGGATTGCGCGATTCGAGCGGCGTCGAAACCATGGGGGAATTCCTTCAAGCTCTTATGTGGGATATTGACTCCGATAGGATGCTGAGAACGGGTCAAATAAAAGTACGCGGGCGGCTGATTCCAGTCTCTTTCTATCCGCAATCCGTAACGCTGTCGGGCGTCTATCGAACCGGATTTGATAAAGAACTCAAGCATTTTGCGGAGTGTGATGTTAATCCAAACCTGCATCCGAATGACACTGTATTTGATGGAACGCAATCATGGACCGTGGGCGCTATTGATTATGAGATTACGACAAGACGCTCCTGGATGAAAGTAGAAGAGGCGTAG
- a CDS encoding phage tail tape measure protein — MADLQSVVELIFRGVDQVSDTTQSVSNKLAALGEAGSTITAPLADATKSVLAFEASVITAGATVLGFAINEADKFDEAFREITTLVKEPIGNLQEFRTQILAYAADSTQSLDQVTKATYNAISQGISYQDSLKAVALAEKLAVGGKAELNDSLQFLVGTLNAYGQGIDQAEKYSDIFFTTVRLGKTTIPELSASIGGVTGVAANGGVAVEQLGAAIATLTSAGINTAEGFTALKATISAILAPGEQAKKLADDLGINFNEAGLKSLGFAGVLDQVKEKTGLSADKLKTLFGSTEAVNAVMILAGSNADKFKANLLEMSNVSGATQAAFDKMKDATSNLAQAFTVALIKIGDPLLDEFGAIEEALGELAKSFITSVDNDTFAPLVNVVKNNLGNIAELFSSVAKNLPEALSGVDFGEFADSLQILFNSISDLFNLKGLETTQGLQGAIQTIVDLLTRTTAYSSDAVKSLGPFVESLGSLIKFISEIDIGKIALIGEIGGYALAANIGFSALSGGLAVFNGLWPTVTAGMAAIKAEALLAAAALAGPAGLAAAVGTLSFVATKESGLGDKLNDILAIDFFAGYEGATIGTQISDLTDAIGNYFSTLEKKPPTIEPVKVPVDQFDGAISEIARYEQSIRDADKEYTDLVNFLAKPVPVSSWDGILAQLNKIDDKTKDANDSTKKYIGTLEGLPELKLPDNVKVEQYRTSVEGVVAVNGALVTSYSSLDGKTVKATGAFAAVSTSAEDNAKKVEKATKEADSFRIKMEEIASNERIKNIEAFVTLNVANLEAQTKQVEAAFSSINETISGTGDLLGSLFGSLGSADTYTKLQITEQIDLENKRREAALELQKQLTKATIEKIQAETRRIERGDALITVEAAGLEPHLEAIWFQIMKYIRVRVNSDAEQFLLGSV, encoded by the coding sequence ATGGCTGACCTGCAAAGCGTTGTCGAGCTTATTTTTCGTGGCGTCGATCAAGTATCGGATACTACGCAAAGCGTATCTAACAAACTGGCCGCACTTGGAGAGGCGGGGTCAACGATTACCGCGCCGCTTGCCGATGCGACAAAAAGCGTTTTGGCTTTTGAGGCTTCGGTTATTACTGCCGGCGCTACTGTATTGGGCTTTGCAATTAATGAAGCAGATAAGTTCGATGAGGCATTTAGGGAAATTACAACTCTAGTCAAAGAGCCAATAGGAAATCTACAAGAATTTAGAACTCAAATTTTAGCTTATGCTGCTGATAGCACGCAAAGTCTCGATCAAGTAACAAAAGCAACGTATAACGCGATTTCTCAAGGTATATCCTATCAAGATTCATTAAAAGCCGTTGCGCTTGCTGAAAAGCTAGCGGTTGGCGGTAAGGCTGAATTAAACGATTCACTGCAATTTCTTGTCGGTACGCTAAATGCGTATGGGCAAGGCATCGATCAAGCTGAAAAATATAGCGATATATTCTTTACTACCGTTCGGCTTGGAAAGACAACTATTCCAGAACTTAGCGCAAGCATTGGCGGCGTCACCGGCGTTGCTGCTAATGGCGGCGTTGCTGTTGAACAGCTAGGCGCGGCGATTGCTACGCTAACCAGCGCCGGAATTAACACAGCGGAAGGATTTACCGCACTCAAGGCAACAATTAGCGCAATCCTAGCGCCTGGAGAACAGGCAAAGAAACTTGCCGACGATTTGGGGATTAATTTCAACGAGGCCGGATTAAAATCGCTTGGATTCGCTGGCGTATTGGATCAAGTTAAGGAAAAAACTGGACTCTCAGCGGATAAGTTAAAAACTTTATTCGGAAGTACAGAAGCTGTAAACGCTGTCATGATTCTTGCCGGAAGCAATGCCGACAAGTTCAAGGCTAATTTGTTGGAAATGTCGAATGTGAGCGGCGCAACCCAAGCCGCGTTCGACAAGATGAAAGATGCGACATCCAATCTTGCTCAGGCATTTACTGTTGCGCTTATTAAGATTGGCGATCCTCTTTTAGATGAATTTGGCGCTATTGAGGAGGCACTTGGCGAGCTAGCGAAATCGTTTATAACCTCAGTTGATAACGATACTTTTGCGCCGCTAGTAAATGTTGTAAAGAATAACTTAGGCAATATAGCCGAGTTATTTTCTTCTGTTGCCAAAAATCTCCCAGAGGCTTTATCTGGCGTAGACTTTGGAGAGTTTGCCGATTCGCTACAAATTCTATTTAATTCAATTAGCGATTTATTTAATCTAAAAGGTCTTGAAACAACACAAGGGTTACAAGGCGCAATACAGACCATTGTTGATTTATTGACTCGCACTACCGCTTACTCTAGTGATGCTGTTAAATCTTTAGGCCCGTTTGTTGAAAGCCTTGGATCGTTAATTAAGTTTATTTCAGAAATTGATATTGGCAAGATAGCGCTAATTGGCGAAATTGGCGGGTATGCGCTCGCTGCTAATATCGGGTTTTCTGCATTATCTGGCGGGCTTGCCGTATTTAATGGGTTATGGCCTACGGTTACGGCTGGCATGGCCGCAATTAAAGCAGAGGCATTGCTGGCCGCTGCCGCTTTGGCTGGCCCTGCTGGCCTGGCCGCTGCGGTCGGTACGTTATCGTTTGTAGCAACAAAAGAATCCGGTCTTGGCGACAAACTAAATGATATTCTTGCGATTGATTTTTTTGCCGGATATGAAGGCGCAACGATTGGAACTCAAATCTCTGACCTTACCGACGCCATTGGTAATTACTTTTCTACGCTAGAAAAGAAACCGCCGACGATTGAGCCGGTCAAAGTTCCCGTCGATCAATTTGACGGCGCTATCTCTGAAATCGCGCGATACGAACAAAGCATTCGAGACGCCGATAAAGAATATACCGATCTTGTCAACTTCCTCGCAAAGCCGGTCCCGGTTAGTTCATGGGATGGCATCCTAGCGCAACTGAACAAGATTGACGATAAAACAAAAGACGCCAATGATTCGACAAAAAAATATATCGGCACACTGGAAGGATTGCCGGAATTAAAACTTCCTGATAATGTCAAGGTAGAACAATATAGAACCAGCGTTGAGGGCGTTGTCGCTGTTAATGGGGCGCTGGTTACTTCATACAGTAGTCTTGACGGTAAGACTGTAAAAGCCACTGGCGCTTTTGCTGCTGTCTCAACCTCCGCCGAAGATAACGCGAAGAAAGTAGAAAAGGCAACGAAAGAAGCCGATAGCTTCCGCATTAAAATGGAGGAAATAGCCAGTAACGAAAGAATCAAGAACATCGAGGCGTTTGTTACTCTGAATGTAGCTAACCTGGAAGCGCAAACTAAGCAAGTCGAAGCCGCGTTTTCGAGCATTAATGAAACGATTAGCGGGACCGGCGACTTGTTAGGTTCGCTATTCGGATCATTAGGCAGTGCCGATACATACACAAAGCTGCAAATAACAGAACAAATCGATCTTGAGAACAAGCGACGCGAAGCAGCGCTTGAACTGCAAAAGCAACTCACGAAAGCCACGATTGAAAAGATTCAAGCAGAGACTCGGAGAATAGAACGAGGCGACGCGCTGATTACTGTCGAAGCCGCCGGCTTGGAACCTCACCTAGAAGCAATCTGGTTCCAGATTATGAAATACATTCGTGTTCGCGTTAATTCTGATGCCGAACAATTCCTGTTGGGGTCAGTATGA
- a CDS encoding DUF2190 family protein, producing the protein MAQSLSEGEVFNYTTSGAVANGQLLVINRMVGVALNSATGAGQKIAIALEGVFSVAAVATGAKTDGNRVFYRTTGSQLKAAFASGVATGGKHTIGSVWETATAASTTCKVRLIGGPMGVLA; encoded by the coding sequence ATGGCTCAAAGTCTTTCTGAAGGCGAAGTTTTCAACTACACGACGAGCGGCGCTGTCGCTAATGGCCAGTTGCTAGTTATCAATCGCATGGTCGGCGTAGCGCTGAATTCCGCGACGGGTGCAGGGCAGAAAATCGCTATTGCGCTGGAAGGCGTCTTTTCCGTTGCCGCTGTTGCCACCGGTGCCAAGACGGATGGAAATCGCGTGTTCTATCGCACCACCGGCTCGCAGCTTAAAGCCGCGTTCGCTTCTGGTGTTGCCACTGGCGGAAAGCATACCATTGGAAGTGTTTGGGAAACCGCTACCGCCGCATCCACGACTTGCAAAGTCAGGCTGATCGGCGGTCCTATGGGAGTGCTGGCGTGA
- a CDS encoding HK97 family phage prohead protease yields MSTRDLSALQDGRFERFATLDLREANLESRTVPASLSSESPVDRFFGREILVHDSDAVDLSRAGDGLPLLWNHNTDEPIGVVERIKIKDGKLRGVLRFSNNKKAIEVFNDVRDGFLKNISIGYQVNKFEEQANSNDIRVTGWTLLESSVVTVPADASVGINRSLSGVNAMADETQTPAVEVGTTDNHGAGTDPVVPIRQIDAIRAKAVLDERNRLKEIDGIFANPIVPRDSVYDGIRAQALNEGWSADQTRKIVMETLGGEAEPASNQGTVPDGVQVFGVASRAQPAASPAYQPRPLGAGVRMGEDQTEKFRNGFTEAMLVKAGVLTDRKSIDGARAGGFVGKRLIVLAGDYCRMHGINTQAMDDDAVAFRALTYRAAGQTTSDFTNILANVANKSLLKGWQEAPGNVADLDAARHLAGFQDRRD; encoded by the coding sequence ATGAGTACAAGAGACCTAAGCGCGTTGCAAGATGGCCGCTTTGAGCGGTTTGCAACGCTAGATTTGCGGGAAGCCAATCTCGAAAGCCGAACCGTTCCCGCGTCGCTATCCAGCGAATCGCCAGTTGATCGATTCTTTGGCCGAGAGATTCTTGTTCACGATTCAGACGCCGTTGATTTGAGTCGGGCCGGCGATGGATTGCCGCTGCTATGGAATCACAATACCGATGAGCCAATCGGCGTGGTGGAGCGAATTAAAATCAAGGATGGAAAATTGCGTGGCGTCTTGCGGTTTTCAAATAACAAGAAAGCCATTGAAGTATTTAATGATGTGCGTGACGGGTTTTTAAAGAATATCTCTATTGGCTATCAAGTCAACAAATTTGAAGAACAAGCAAATAGTAACGACATCCGCGTGACTGGATGGACGCTACTTGAATCAAGTGTCGTAACGGTGCCGGCGGACGCATCCGTTGGAATTAATCGGTCTTTAAGTGGAGTTAATGCAATGGCTGATGAAACTCAAACGCCGGCTGTCGAAGTCGGGACTACTGATAATCATGGCGCTGGCACTGATCCGGTTGTGCCGATTCGTCAAATCGATGCCATACGCGCTAAAGCAGTTCTGGATGAGCGCAATCGACTGAAAGAAATCGATGGCATCTTTGCTAATCCAATTGTCCCCCGTGATTCGGTGTATGACGGCATTCGAGCGCAAGCGCTGAATGAAGGATGGAGCGCCGATCAAACTCGCAAGATTGTGATGGAGACGCTGGGCGGCGAAGCGGAACCGGCTTCCAACCAAGGAACCGTGCCTGATGGCGTGCAAGTTTTTGGCGTTGCCAGTCGCGCTCAACCCGCCGCCTCCCCTGCTTATCAGCCGCGACCGTTGGGTGCTGGTGTCCGCATGGGCGAAGATCAGACTGAGAAATTCCGCAACGGATTTACCGAAGCGATGCTTGTGAAAGCCGGCGTCCTGACCGACCGCAAGTCGATTGACGGCGCGCGGGCTGGTGGATTCGTGGGCAAGCGGTTGATCGTGCTCGCTGGCGATTATTGCCGGATGCACGGCATCAACACACAAGCGATGGACGATGACGCCGTAGCCTTTCGCGCGTTGACGTATCGCGCTGCTGGGCAAACCACGTCCGACTTCACCAATATCCTTGCTAATGTCGCTAACAAGTCGCTGCTGAAAGGGTGGCAAGAGGCTCCCGGAAACGTGGCAGACCTGGACGCGGCGCGGCACCTTGCCGGATTTCAAGACCGCAGAGATTAG
- a CDS encoding phage portal protein: MDALTRLIAYVAPSWAASRMLALGRLASAKRYYDAATATSQHPRRGNSASADAVMDRAKGNLREYGRWLDENHDLAIGILDDLVTNIIGAGAGIEPMARNARTRDPATDLNKQLAELWEEFWQYPEVTGELPGSEMERIVCRSFLRDGEVFAQHVNKPVAPYTSRIPYALEWLESDFVPFDLTDASRLIVHGVQKDGWGRAIGYYVLKQHPGSLILPGSRFDTVFLRAENVVHLKLVKRLHQTRGVSIFHGVLTRLDDLKDYEESERIAARVAAALTAFIKRDSALSDTVTTTGEESQTGSRSFSMEPGLIFDGLQPGEDVGVIDSKRPNPNLELFRNSQLRAIASGTGTRFSSIAKNYNGTYSAQRQELVETVAHYRRIFDYLREKFYLPVWRRFIDASRLSGLLRVPAGVDEMSLYRPEIRPPQIPWIDPKKEIEAFQAMVEAGFRSRQQVIRDLGGDPATVDAQLMADPLDVRPPLDSQPKQQTPQEAPVQDQAA; the protein is encoded by the coding sequence ATGGACGCGCTAACCCGTCTGATTGCCTACGTTGCGCCGTCCTGGGCGGCTTCCCGGATGCTGGCACTCGGACGGCTGGCCAGCGCAAAACGCTACTACGACGCCGCCACCGCTACCTCTCAGCATCCAAGGCGCGGCAACTCGGCAAGCGCGGATGCTGTCATGGACCGCGCCAAGGGCAACTTGCGCGAGTATGGCCGGTGGCTGGACGAAAACCACGATCTAGCGATTGGCATCCTTGACGATCTGGTAACGAACATCATCGGCGCGGGCGCAGGTATCGAGCCGATGGCCAGAAATGCGCGCACTCGCGATCCGGCGACGGACCTCAATAAGCAGCTTGCCGAGTTGTGGGAAGAGTTTTGGCAATACCCAGAAGTGACCGGCGAACTTCCAGGCAGCGAAATGGAGCGGATTGTCTGTCGCTCTTTTCTTCGGGATGGAGAGGTATTTGCTCAACACGTCAATAAGCCCGTTGCGCCGTACACCAGCCGAATCCCTTATGCGCTGGAATGGCTCGAATCTGATTTTGTGCCCTTCGATCTAACCGACGCATCTCGGCTGATCGTTCACGGCGTGCAAAAAGACGGCTGGGGTCGCGCGATTGGCTATTACGTTCTCAAGCAGCATCCCGGCTCACTGATTCTTCCCGGCTCAAGATTCGATACGGTTTTTCTTCGCGCCGAAAACGTGGTGCACCTTAAATTGGTGAAACGGCTACACCAAACGCGCGGTGTATCTATTTTCCATGGCGTGCTGACCCGGCTGGATGATCTGAAAGATTACGAAGAGAGCGAGCGAATTGCCGCGCGAGTTGCCGCCGCACTCACTGCTTTCATCAAGCGCGATTCGGCGCTATCGGATACCGTCACTACGACTGGCGAAGAGAGCCAAACCGGGAGCCGTTCATTTTCAATGGAACCTGGTTTAATCTTCGACGGATTACAGCCGGGTGAGGATGTCGGCGTTATCGACTCGAAACGCCCGAATCCGAATCTTGAGCTATTCCGCAATTCACAACTGCGGGCCATTGCGTCCGGGACCGGCACGAGATTTTCCAGTATCGCCAAGAACTACAACGGCACGTATTCCGCGCAACGGCAAGAACTGGTTGAGACGGTTGCGCATTATCGCCGTATCTTTGACTACCTTCGCGAGAAATTCTATTTGCCGGTCTGGCGTCGATTTATTGATGCGTCTCGGCTTTCCGGTCTGTTGCGCGTACCGGCCGGCGTTGATGAGATGAGTCTCTATCGTCCTGAAATCCGCCCGCCGCAAATCCCGTGGATCGATCCAAAGAAAGAAATCGAAGCATTTCAAGCCATGGTCGAGGCCGGCTTTAGAAGCAGACAGCAGGTTATTAGAGACTTGGGCGGAGACCCAGCAACGGTTGACGCGCAGCTTATGGCCGACCCGCTGGACGTGCGCCCGCCGCTGGATTCGCAGCCGAAACAGCAAACGCCACAAGAGGCTCCAGTACAGGATCAAGCGGCATGA
- a CDS encoding H-NS histone family protein, producing the protein MFLGQHSIATENTIMGDAPIPIERRLILPTLDGMSFGDLRYIADSIAEYAGEVQVALEQRREERIEELKAQVEADKARAAATEAELAALQPQPAKVANPSTPKYRDPAKPENTWAGRGKMPGWLKKKQEEGASLEDFLVDKPTVPSSTDDPGF; encoded by the coding sequence ATGTTTCTTGGACAGCATTCCATTGCTACTGAAAATACGATCATGGGCGACGCGCCGATTCCCATCGAGCGCCGGCTGATCCTGCCGACGCTGGACGGCATGAGTTTCGGCGATCTTCGGTATATCGCCGATTCCATTGCCGAATATGCCGGTGAGGTCCAAGTGGCGTTGGAGCAGAGGCGCGAAGAGCGCATCGAGGAACTGAAGGCCCAAGTTGAAGCCGACAAGGCCAGAGCGGCGGCAACGGAAGCCGAACTCGCCGCGTTACAACCGCAACCGGCCAAGGTTGCCAACCCTTCGACGCCGAAGTACCGGGACCCGGCGAAGCCGGAGAACACCTGGGCCGGGCGCGGGAAGATGCCTGGATGGCTGAAGAAGAAACAGGAAGAAGGCGCAAGCCTTGAGGATTTTCTGGTGGACAAGCCGACTGTGCCGAGTTCGACTGACGATCCGGGGTTTTGA
- a CDS encoding H-NS histone family protein — MYLTIATTDELLVQAKEIEAELLKRLDEELTKLDARRDELLAMKPPAKQEEPAKKKRGQSTLPPKYRNPSDPTQTWTGRGKAPAWMAGLDRESCLIPMEG, encoded by the coding sequence ATGTATTTGACGATTGCAACGACCGATGAACTGCTGGTTCAGGCAAAAGAAATCGAGGCCGAACTACTGAAGCGTCTCGATGAAGAGCTTACAAAACTCGATGCGCGCCGCGACGAACTGCTGGCGATGAAGCCGCCCGCGAAGCAGGAAGAGCCGGCGAAGAAAAAGCGCGGCCAATCTACTCTTCCGCCAAAGTATCGCAATCCAAGCGACCCTACGCAGACATGGACCGGTCGCGGCAAAGCGCCGGCATGGATGGCTGGGCTCGATCGTGAAAGCTGCTTGATTCCGATGGAGGGCTAA